From a single Labrenzia sp. PHM005 genomic region:
- a CDS encoding BlaI/MecI/CopY family transcriptional regulator: MKSENLSKSELDVMAVLWRLGRATVSEVQGELARSRPDDKAFAYTTVATHLNRMLEKGAVTATKTGRSLVFEPTEDRSDFRQSRLSALVRQFFDGRPSSLASQFIEQNSFTTEELDELRRLIDEKKRS, encoded by the coding sequence ATGAAGTCGGAAAACCTGTCGAAATCCGAACTGGATGTGATGGCTGTACTTTGGCGGCTGGGCCGCGCAACGGTTTCTGAAGTCCAGGGAGAACTCGCCCGTAGCCGGCCGGATGACAAGGCCTTTGCCTATACGACGGTCGCGACCCATCTCAACCGGATGCTTGAAAAGGGGGCGGTCACCGCCACAAAGACAGGGCGAAGCCTTGTCTTTGAACCGACCGAGGACCGCAGCGATTTCCGCCAGTCGCGTCTCAGCGCGCTGGTGCGCCAGTTTTTTGACGGCCGTCCTTCGTCCCTGGCATCTCAGTTTATCGAGCAAAACTCCTTTACAACAGAAGAGTTAGATGAGTTGCGGCGGCTGATTGACGAGAAGAAACGATCATGA
- the minE gene encoding cell division topological specificity factor MinE, with translation MNILSLFGKRDQSASVAKNRLQILLAHERAGSSADAALISGLREDILAVVAKRIDIDPDSVRLEMDRNGDVTTLGIDIELPPTAKAS, from the coding sequence ATGAACATCCTGAGCCTCTTTGGCAAAAGAGATCAGAGTGCTTCAGTTGCCAAAAACCGGCTGCAGATCCTTCTTGCGCATGAACGGGCCGGCAGCAGTGCCGACGCGGCGCTGATTTCCGGTCTTCGTGAAGACATTCTGGCCGTTGTTGCCAAGCGGATCGACATTGATCCGGATTCGGTGCGCCTGGAAATGGATCGCAACGGCGATGTCACAACACTTGGCATCGACATCGAGTTGCCGCCAACCGCGAAAGCATCCTGA
- the minD gene encoding septum site-determining protein MinD: protein MSNATVVVVTSGKGGVGKTTTSAALASALAKEGYQVCAIDFDVGLRNLDLIMGAERRVVFDLVNVVRGEATIKQALVRDKKLNNLFLLPASQTRDKDALTEEGVASVISELRHYFDWIICDSPAGIERGATLAMRHADEAIIVSNPEVSSVRDCDRIIGLLDAKTEVAEEGGRMPKHLLITRYDTARAKTGDMLATDDVVDILSVPLIGVVPESKDVLKASNVGLPVTLADESSPAARAYMEATRRLLGENIPVTIPEEKKGFLGKIFKGRAA from the coding sequence ATGAGCAACGCAACCGTCGTTGTGGTCACGTCAGGCAAGGGCGGGGTCGGCAAGACAACCACCTCCGCGGCTCTTGCCTCGGCGCTTGCCAAGGAAGGCTATCAGGTCTGCGCCATCGACTTTGATGTCGGCCTGCGCAACCTCGACCTGATCATGGGCGCGGAACGCCGCGTTGTGTTTGATTTGGTGAATGTGGTGCGCGGGGAAGCCACCATCAAACAGGCGCTTGTGCGCGACAAGAAGCTGAACAACCTGTTCCTGCTACCTGCCTCCCAGACCCGTGACAAGGATGCGCTCACCGAAGAAGGTGTTGCCAGCGTCATCAGCGAGCTGCGGCATTATTTCGACTGGATTATCTGCGACAGCCCGGCGGGCATTGAGCGCGGCGCGACCTTGGCCATGCGGCATGCGGACGAGGCGATCATCGTCTCCAATCCGGAAGTGTCTTCTGTGCGCGACTGCGACCGCATCATTGGCCTGCTTGATGCCAAGACTGAAGTTGCCGAAGAAGGCGGGCGGATGCCAAAGCACCTTCTGATCACCCGCTATGACACGGCCCGCGCCAAGACCGGCGACATGCTGGCAACTGACGATGTGGTCGACATCCTCTCCGTGCCGCTGATCGGTGTTGTTCCGGAAAGCAAGGATGTCCTGAAAGCCTCCAACGTCGGATTGCCGGTGACCTTGGCCGATGAGAGTTCACCGGCGGCCCGCGCCTATATGGAAGCCACCCGGCGCCTGCTGGGCGAAAACATCCCGGTCACTATTCCTGAAGAAAAGAAGGGCTTTTTGGGCAAGATCTTCAAGGGGAGGGCGGCATGA
- the minC gene encoding septum site-determining protein MinC has translation MKFKGKSFIAIVLSPEPPYEDWFKEIDRIIARTPGFFIDRPIVLDVRGTKIPIEDLERLLEGLNERSVRVFGIDGISGTRLKPGMPPSFGGGRLTAEVDIPETEEAAKKSKEQAAAKPVPDDKPAKTAKKRSASSEDKNSDSPAKSAGSKAKPKSSPAVPSADGSSIVITEHVRSGQSVLHPDGDVTIIGSVSSGAEIIAGGSIHIYGALRGRALAGVAGKDNARIFCSKLDAELVSINGLYKVADDFDTELRNTPAQIRFENESLVFEQLS, from the coding sequence ATGAAATTCAAGGGAAAATCCTTTATCGCGATCGTGTTGTCTCCCGAGCCGCCTTACGAGGACTGGTTCAAGGAGATCGACCGGATTATTGCGCGCACACCAGGGTTTTTCATCGACCGCCCGATTGTCTTGGACGTTCGCGGCACGAAGATCCCGATTGAGGATCTGGAGAGGCTGCTTGAGGGCTTGAACGAGCGTTCTGTCCGGGTCTTTGGCATCGACGGGATTTCCGGAACGCGGCTGAAGCCGGGTATGCCGCCGAGCTTCGGCGGTGGCCGTTTGACGGCGGAAGTGGATATTCCGGAAACCGAAGAAGCTGCCAAGAAATCAAAAGAGCAGGCGGCCGCAAAGCCGGTTCCGGATGACAAGCCCGCTAAGACCGCGAAAAAACGTTCTGCCAGCAGCGAAGACAAAAACTCCGATAGCCCAGCCAAATCTGCAGGTTCAAAGGCAAAACCAAAATCCTCACCCGCGGTTCCATCTGCCGATGGATCGTCCATTGTGATCACAGAACATGTGCGCTCCGGCCAGAGTGTTCTCCATCCGGACGGGGACGTCACCATTATCGGGTCGGTGAGTTCGGGCGCGGAGATCATCGCGGGCGGCTCGATCCATATCTACGGCGCCCTGCGTGGCCGGGCGCTGGCGGGCGTCGCGGGTAAGGACAATGCGCGCATCTTCTGCTCCAAGCTGGACGCGGAGCTGGTCTCCATCAATGGACTTTACAAGGTTGCCGACGATTTCGACACGGAGCTGCGCAACACGCCTGCGCAAATCCGGTTTGAAAACGAAAGCCTTGTTTTTGAACAACTGAGTTAA
- a CDS encoding DMT family transporter, producing the protein MSATLRGFLFALAAFAFFSTHDAIVKTLGSSYSVFQIIFFSMLFAFVPMSISMLADRAVDNFRPHHPWLVLLRSGLSIISMSSAFYAFTALPLAEVYSLLFATPLLITALSVPILGETVRGQRWAAVIIGLLGVMIVLRPGVTELSLGHLAALLAACASALASILIRKIGSEERSAVLILYPMLLSLIAMSLVMPEVYQPVGLSDLALMAAIGFLSVIAQHCVIGAYRAAPAAVVAPLQYSQILWATFFGALFFAETPDLYVAIGSAIIIGSGLFVVWRESRENVSARRPVTKTANMRFDTGPSPAPKLHRQEEISENGS; encoded by the coding sequence ATGTCAGCCACACTTAGAGGCTTTCTGTTTGCCCTTGCGGCGTTTGCCTTCTTTTCAACCCACGATGCCATCGTCAAAACGCTGGGCAGCAGTTATTCGGTCTTCCAGATCATCTTCTTTTCGATGCTCTTTGCCTTTGTGCCGATGTCGATATCAATGCTCGCCGACCGGGCTGTCGACAATTTCCGGCCGCATCATCCCTGGCTGGTTCTGTTGCGCTCGGGCCTGTCGATCATCTCCATGTCGAGCGCATTTTACGCCTTTACCGCTCTTCCGCTCGCTGAAGTGTATTCCCTGCTCTTCGCAACGCCCTTGTTGATCACTGCCCTTTCCGTGCCAATCCTGGGTGAGACGGTGCGCGGTCAGCGGTGGGCGGCGGTCATCATCGGTCTGCTTGGAGTTATGATCGTTCTGAGACCCGGCGTTACGGAATTGTCGCTCGGCCATCTTGCGGCGTTGCTGGCTGCCTGTGCCAGTGCGCTGGCATCAATCTTGATCCGGAAAATCGGCAGTGAAGAACGCTCCGCCGTCCTGATCCTTTATCCGATGCTCCTGTCGCTGATTGCCATGTCGCTGGTGATGCCAGAGGTCTATCAGCCGGTTGGCTTGTCAGACCTTGCCCTGATGGCGGCGATCGGGTTCCTGTCTGTGATTGCCCAGCATTGTGTCATCGGTGCTTATCGGGCGGCCCCGGCTGCTGTCGTTGCCCCCTTGCAATACAGCCAGATCCTCTGGGCAACGTTTTTTGGCGCGCTGTTTTTTGCCGAAACACCGGACCTTTATGTGGCCATTGGCTCCGCCATCATCATCGGGTCCGGCCTGTTTGTTGTCTGGCGCGAAAGCAGAGAGAATGTTTCGGCCCGCCGCCCGGTTACCAAAACCGCCAACATGCGCTTCGACACCGGCCCCTCTCCTGCCCCAAAATTGCACCGGCAGGAAGAGATTTCTGAGAATGGATCTTAG
- a CDS encoding amidase family protein, with protein MAAAFPWDVTTVGERLEAALEKAKGERSAENVYIKLLEDRARQQAANAKGTENPLAGALISVKALFDVAGEVTTSATTVLKNDPPAEKDAVAIARLEAAGAVFTGLTNMSEFAYSGLGLNPHYGTPHNSRYPGCAPGGSTSGGAVAVALGLCDIAIGSDTGGSLRIPAAFNGITGFKPTQNSVSMEGGKPLSDSLDSFGPMAKSVSECELAWQVMAGRTVQAVEPKKARLVVPKNFGFDEIEAPVVAGFDAVVEKLTEAGFEVVEKDLAVIDVYSKVPPWHMTSVESRAHYEDHFQKTPEQFDPRVHARMGRAEEISAVDYRQTLNRRQTLIKAFADEVGSDILLLPTTPILPPKIEDLADDGAFNRLNLLALRNPSLANVCDACGIALPYQNAGHILSAMLIAPGGEDENLLACAKAVETVLGG; from the coding sequence ATGGCAGCGGCGTTTCCCTGGGACGTGACGACGGTGGGTGAGCGGCTGGAGGCAGCCCTGGAAAAGGCCAAAGGCGAGCGGTCAGCCGAAAACGTCTACATCAAGCTTCTTGAGGATCGGGCCCGTCAGCAAGCCGCCAACGCAAAAGGCACGGAAAACCCGCTTGCTGGCGCGCTCATCAGCGTCAAGGCGCTGTTTGATGTCGCCGGCGAGGTGACAACTTCGGCCACGACCGTTCTGAAAAATGATCCGCCGGCAGAAAAAGATGCGGTTGCCATTGCCCGGCTCGAGGCCGCCGGAGCCGTCTTTACTGGCCTTACGAACATGTCCGAGTTCGCCTATTCCGGGCTCGGTCTCAATCCGCATTACGGCACGCCGCACAACTCCCGTTATCCGGGCTGTGCACCCGGCGGCTCGACCAGCGGCGGGGCGGTTGCCGTGGCGCTGGGCCTCTGTGACATCGCAATTGGCAGCGACACCGGTGGGTCCCTGCGCATCCCGGCGGCGTTCAATGGCATCACCGGATTTAAACCGACCCAAAACTCTGTTTCGATGGAGGGCGGCAAACCGCTTTCCGACAGTCTGGACAGTTTTGGCCCAATGGCGAAAAGCGTCTCCGAATGTGAACTTGCCTGGCAGGTGATGGCCGGCCGCACCGTCCAAGCGGTGGAGCCGAAGAAAGCGCGGCTGGTTGTTCCTAAAAACTTTGGGTTTGATGAGATTGAAGCACCGGTCGTGGCCGGGTTTGACGCCGTCGTCGAAAAACTGACGGAGGCGGGCTTCGAGGTCGTTGAAAAGGATTTGGCCGTCATTGATGTCTATTCAAAGGTTCCGCCGTGGCACATGACGTCTGTGGAATCGCGGGCGCATTACGAAGATCATTTCCAAAAAACGCCGGAGCAATTCGACCCGCGTGTGCATGCGCGCATGGGGCGGGCGGAAGAAATCTCGGCCGTCGACTACCGGCAGACGCTGAACCGGCGTCAAACCTTGATCAAGGCCTTCGCTGACGAAGTCGGCAGTGACATTCTGCTCTTGCCGACAACGCCCATTCTGCCGCCGAAAATCGAAGATCTGGCGGATGATGGTGCCTTCAACCGGCTCAATCTTCTGGCCCTGCGCAATCCGTCGCTCGCCAACGTCTGTGATGCCTGCGGCATTGCTTTGCCGTATCAAAACGCTGGCCATATCTTGAGCGCCATGCTGATCGCGCCGGGCGGTGAGGATGAAAACCTGCTCGCCTGCGCCAAGGCGGTGGAGACCGTTCTGGGAGGTTAG
- a CDS encoding DUF4332 domain-containing protein, giving the protein MSYSIDEIEGIGPTYAAKLGEAGIKTTEAYLERAKDPKGRKALEEETGIEGKRILKWANMADLMRISGVGEEYSELLEAAGVDTVKELKHRNAANLAAKMKEVNEEKSLVRQVPSESQVTKWVDQAKELAPMMTY; this is encoded by the coding sequence ATGTCTTATTCCATCGATGAGATCGAGGGTATCGGTCCAACTTATGCGGCCAAACTCGGAGAAGCCGGTATCAAGACAACAGAAGCTTATCTTGAGCGGGCTAAGGATCCCAAGGGCCGCAAGGCTCTGGAAGAGGAAACCGGCATCGAGGGCAAGCGCATCCTGAAATGGGCCAACATGGCCGATCTGATGCGCATCAGCGGTGTTGGTGAAGAATACTCCGAATTGCTGGAAGCCGCCGGTGTCGACACCGTCAAGGAACTCAAGCACCGCAATGCGGCCAACCTTGCCGCCAAAATGAAGGAAGTGAACGAGGAAAAAAGCCTCGTGCGCCAGGTGCCGAGCGAAAGCCAGGTTACCAAATGGGTCGACCAGGCCAAAGAACTGGCCCCGATGATGACCTACTGA
- a CDS encoding DUF2780 domain-containing protein has product MEELISRIVARAGVDETVAKDGLGIILGFLNKEAPAEKMQLVLDALPGAGDLLAARAGAASGGGLLGGLGSMMGGTMGAMAALNELNKAGLGMGEIQGLVKELVSYAKEKAGDDVVDEVIAKIPGLSQIV; this is encoded by the coding sequence ATGGAAGAACTGATCAGCCGCATCGTGGCGCGGGCAGGTGTGGACGAGACTGTGGCCAAGGACGGTCTCGGGATCATCCTTGGCTTTCTCAACAAGGAAGCACCAGCCGAAAAGATGCAGTTGGTCCTGGATGCTTTGCCTGGGGCCGGTGATCTTCTGGCGGCCCGCGCCGGGGCAGCGTCCGGCGGCGGCCTACTGGGCGGCCTTGGCAGCATGATGGGCGGCACAATGGGTGCAATGGCGGCCCTTAATGAACTCAACAAGGCCGGGCTCGGCATGGGCGAGATTCAAGGGCTTGTCAAAGAACTCGTCTCTTATGCTAAAGAAAAAGCAGGGGATGACGTGGTTGATGAGGTTATTGCGAAAATTCCGGGCTTGAGCCAAATCGTCTAA
- a CDS encoding helicase HerA-like domain-containing protein: protein MSKDSQIFVGFSGKDETLSLKLANRHGLIAGATGTGKTVSLQILAEGFSKAGVPVFCSDIKGDLSGLASAGKSKDFLEKRAKDVGIGKTYAYEAVPTAFWDLLGEQGHPIRTTVSEIGPLLLARLLELNDTQEGVLNVLFELADDEGLLLLDLKDLRAMLTHVAERSSELSTIYGNVSKASIGAIQRRLLVLERQGGDNFFGEPALDIRDFIRTAPDGRGLVNILAADKLMTAPRLYAVFLLWLLSELFEELPEVGDPDKPKLVFFFDEAHLLFNGAPKALLEKVEQVVRLIRSKGVGVYFVTQNPLDIPETVLAQLGNRIQHALRAFTPRDQKAVRAAAETFRPNPDLNTERVITELGVGEALVSTLEGKGIPSIVQRTLIRPPTSKLGPVTKADRRSLIQSSPVFGLYERQKDRVSAYEVLLSRADETQRLEKKQTQKDDKYADKHGEPRRTRTGFQLPDFGRDDRPRRDSRARRTKRRSQRDTAFEAGLKSAARSFGSSLGRALVRGLMGSLKRGN, encoded by the coding sequence GTGAGTAAAGACAGTCAGATTTTCGTCGGTTTCAGCGGCAAGGACGAAACACTTTCCTTAAAACTGGCCAATCGGCACGGCTTGATCGCCGGGGCCACCGGCACCGGCAAAACCGTTTCCCTTCAAATCCTGGCCGAAGGGTTTTCCAAAGCCGGTGTTCCGGTTTTTTGCTCCGATATCAAGGGCGATCTCTCCGGCCTGGCGTCGGCCGGCAAGTCCAAGGATTTTCTGGAAAAACGCGCCAAAGACGTCGGTATCGGCAAAACCTACGCCTATGAAGCGGTCCCCACCGCTTTTTGGGACCTGCTTGGCGAACAGGGCCATCCGATCCGCACCACCGTCTCGGAAATCGGTCCTTTGTTGCTCGCGCGCCTATTGGAACTCAATGATACGCAAGAAGGCGTTCTGAACGTCTTGTTCGAACTTGCCGATGATGAAGGCCTGCTGCTGCTCGATCTGAAAGACCTCCGCGCCATGCTCACGCATGTGGCTGAACGGTCTTCTGAACTTTCCACCATCTACGGCAATGTTTCCAAAGCTTCGATCGGTGCCATTCAGCGCCGCCTACTGGTACTGGAACGCCAGGGCGGCGACAACTTCTTCGGTGAACCGGCGCTCGACATCCGCGATTTCATCCGCACCGCACCGGACGGACGCGGCCTGGTCAACATTCTGGCCGCAGACAAACTGATGACCGCGCCGCGCCTTTATGCGGTTTTCCTGCTGTGGCTCTTGTCAGAACTCTTTGAAGAGCTTCCCGAAGTGGGCGACCCGGACAAACCCAAGCTGGTGTTTTTCTTTGATGAGGCCCACTTGCTGTTTAACGGCGCGCCGAAAGCACTTCTGGAAAAAGTGGAGCAGGTCGTCCGCCTGATCCGCTCCAAAGGTGTTGGCGTCTATTTTGTCACGCAAAACCCGCTCGACATCCCCGAAACCGTGCTGGCCCAGCTCGGCAATCGCATCCAGCATGCCCTCAGAGCTTTCACTCCTAGAGATCAGAAGGCAGTCCGCGCGGCAGCTGAAACCTTCCGGCCCAATCCGGATCTCAACACCGAACGGGTCATCACCGAGCTTGGTGTTGGCGAAGCGCTGGTTTCGACACTGGAAGGCAAAGGCATCCCGTCCATTGTCCAGCGCACCTTGATCCGCCCGCCAACGTCCAAACTTGGCCCCGTGACCAAGGCCGACCGGCGGAGCCTGATCCAGTCCAGTCCGGTTTTTGGGCTCTATGAGCGTCAAAAAGACCGTGTCTCCGCCTATGAAGTCCTGTTGAGCCGGGCTGATGAAACCCAGCGGCTGGAGAAAAAACAGACGCAAAAGGATGACAAATACGCGGACAAACATGGCGAACCGCGGCGCACGCGAACCGGTTTTCAATTGCCGGATTTTGGCCGCGATGACCGGCCGCGCCGGGATAGCCGCGCGCGGCGGACCAAACGGCGCAGCCAGCGCGACACGGCCTTCGAGGCCGGTTTAAAATCGGCCGCCCGCAGCTTCGGCTCGTCCCTTGGACGGGCCCTCGTGCGCGGGCTTATGGGATCCTTGAAACGCGGAAACTAA
- a CDS encoding cation transporter — MASPELLVEQRALTIGKWANLFMAFAGIFASWLSRSDAMMVDGLYSAVNFASAIVAARIGSRVGLPATRRRPWGNDFDEVLYVTFRSLVLIGVLVFAGFVSGSKIWTFFTGGDIPQLVFGPIVIYSVVIVSICIGLAFNYHRAYRKTGKRSAVLKTETRAALIDGALSVGTGAALLSLPFLQDTPLDPYVPIGDAVIVVILVLVIVWQPLSAFRGTLADLAGVSAPGTTYAKVSRTARDLAKEHGYKLHRAAVIQAGRMHFAAIYLDPLKPIEAEEIDQFKEKVAARLVDLVGPTRVEVIVTAQNGLSFAAGETTN, encoded by the coding sequence ATGGCCTCACCAGAACTCCTCGTCGAGCAGCGCGCTCTCACCATCGGCAAATGGGCCAATTTGTTCATGGCCTTCGCCGGAATATTTGCGTCCTGGCTCTCCCGCTCTGACGCCATGATGGTGGACGGCCTCTATTCAGCTGTGAATTTTGCCTCCGCAATTGTGGCGGCCAGGATTGGAAGCCGAGTTGGGCTTCCTGCTACGCGGCGCAGGCCCTGGGGAAACGATTTCGATGAAGTTCTTTATGTCACCTTCCGCAGCCTGGTGCTGATTGGGGTCTTGGTCTTTGCCGGATTCGTTTCCGGATCGAAAATCTGGACGTTCTTTACGGGCGGCGATATCCCGCAATTGGTGTTTGGCCCGATCGTCATCTACTCGGTGGTGATCGTTTCGATTTGCATTGGTCTGGCGTTCAACTACCACCGAGCGTACCGGAAAACCGGCAAACGCAGCGCCGTCCTGAAAACCGAAACCCGGGCTGCACTGATCGATGGCGCCTTGAGCGTTGGAACCGGGGCAGCTCTTTTGTCTCTGCCGTTTTTGCAAGACACACCGCTCGACCCTTATGTGCCCATCGGGGATGCGGTGATCGTGGTCATTCTGGTCCTGGTGATCGTTTGGCAACCGCTGTCGGCTTTCCGGGGAACACTTGCAGATCTTGCCGGCGTCAGCGCGCCAGGCACCACATACGCCAAAGTGTCACGAACCGCCCGGGACCTTGCCAAGGAACATGGTTACAAACTCCATCGCGCAGCCGTTATTCAGGCCGGGCGCATGCATTTTGCCGCCATCTATCTGGATCCACTCAAGCCCATCGAAGCTGAAGAAATCGACCAGTTCAAAGAGAAGGTTGCCGCCCGCCTGGTAGACCTGGTTGGCCCAACACGTGTGGAGGTTATCGTGACGGCGCAAAACGGCCTTTCTTTTGCCGCAGGGGAAACCACAAATTGA
- a CDS encoding dipeptidase — protein MSSIDKVLARIDADLDNSLDRLFELLKIKSISTDPEFKAPCREAAEWLAKELTDIGIEASVRETDGHPMVVGHRKSGKPGPHVLFYGHYDVQPVDPLNLWNRDPFDPAIETKEDGTKIIVARGAADDKGQLMTFVEAARAFITETGDLPVDVSILFEGEEESGSPSLHPFLEAHKDELSCDMALVCDTGQWDAETPAISVMLRGMVGDEIIVKAASRDLHSGSYGGSAQNPNHIVANIIAGLHDENGRITLPGFYDGVIDMPEEVTAMWDKLGFDVEEFLGEVGLKYPRGENDRTPLEHLWTRPTCEVNGMWGGYQGAGSKTVIPSEAHAKFTFRLVGDQDPDKVQQAFRAYVRSKIPADCSVEFIAKDGSPALRLDFTMPVLEKGQKALKDEWGKEAALTGMGGSIPIVGDFKRMLGMDSLLIGFGLEDDQIHSPNEKYNLTSFHKGIRSWARVLDELAKD, from the coding sequence ATGAGTTCCATCGACAAGGTATTGGCTCGTATTGATGCCGATCTGGATAACAGCCTTGATCGCCTGTTCGAACTTCTCAAAATCAAGTCGATTTCGACCGATCCGGAATTCAAGGCACCGTGCCGCGAGGCCGCCGAGTGGCTAGCGAAGGAATTGACGGACATCGGCATCGAAGCCTCCGTCCGCGAAACGGATGGCCACCCGATGGTGGTCGGCCACCGCAAGTCCGGTAAACCTGGCCCGCACGTTCTTTTTTATGGCCACTATGACGTACAGCCTGTCGATCCTCTGAATTTATGGAACCGGGATCCGTTCGACCCGGCTATTGAGACGAAAGAGGACGGCACCAAGATCATCGTTGCCCGCGGCGCGGCAGACGACAAAGGCCAACTGATGACCTTCGTCGAAGCGGCGCGCGCGTTCATTACAGAAACCGGCGACCTGCCTGTCGACGTTTCGATCCTATTCGAAGGCGAAGAGGAATCCGGTTCGCCGTCGCTGCACCCCTTCCTGGAAGCTCACAAGGACGAGCTGTCCTGCGACATGGCGCTGGTTTGCGATACCGGCCAATGGGATGCGGAAACGCCAGCTATCTCCGTAATGCTGCGCGGCATGGTCGGCGATGAAATCATCGTCAAGGCGGCCAGCCGCGACCTGCATTCCGGCTCATATGGCGGGTCAGCTCAGAACCCGAACCATATCGTTGCCAACATTATTGCAGGACTGCACGATGAAAATGGCAGGATCACCCTCCCTGGCTTTTATGACGGCGTGATCGACATGCCGGAAGAGGTCACCGCCATGTGGGACAAGCTCGGCTTCGACGTTGAGGAGTTTCTTGGCGAAGTCGGTTTGAAATATCCGCGTGGCGAGAATGACCGCACGCCGCTGGAACACCTTTGGACCCGCCCGACCTGTGAAGTCAACGGCATGTGGGGCGGCTATCAAGGCGCAGGCTCGAAAACGGTCATCCCGTCAGAGGCGCATGCCAAATTCACCTTCCGTCTTGTTGGCGATCAGGATCCGGACAAGGTCCAGCAGGCCTTCCGTGCCTACGTGCGCTCCAAAATTCCTGCCGATTGCTCGGTCGAGTTTATTGCCAAGGACGGTAGCCCGGCCCTTAGGCTCGACTTCACAATGCCGGTTCTTGAAAAGGGCCAAAAAGCCCTCAAGGACGAATGGGGCAAAGAGGCTGCGCTCACCGGCATGGGCGGCTCCATTCCGATCGTCGGCGACTTCAAGCGCATGCTCGGGATGGATTCCCTTTTGATCGGTTTCGGCCTGGAAGACGATCAGATCCACTCGCCGAACGAGAAGTACAATTTGACCAGCTTCCATAAAGGTATCCGGTCCTGGGCACGGGTTCTGGATGAGCTGGCCAAGGATTGA
- a CDS encoding TIGR00730 family Rossman fold protein, giving the protein MKSICVFCGSSYGAQEDYSDAAKSTGTAIAEQGMRLVYGGARVGLMGTVADAALAAGGEVIGVLPNSLKEKEIEHQGLTELHLVGSMHERKAMMADLSDGFIALPGGVGTLEEIFEVWTWGQLGYHEKPCGFLNIAGYYDHLIAFLDHQVQEGFTKNVMRDMAQIAETPEDLLSLFKAYAPPSTPKWIKKDET; this is encoded by the coding sequence ATGAAATCAATTTGCGTATTCTGCGGGTCCAGTTATGGCGCGCAAGAGGACTACAGCGATGCGGCCAAATCGACCGGGACTGCAATCGCGGAACAAGGCATGCGGCTGGTTTACGGCGGCGCCCGGGTCGGCCTGATGGGTACTGTTGCTGACGCAGCTCTTGCAGCTGGCGGCGAAGTGATCGGCGTATTGCCAAACTCTTTGAAAGAAAAGGAAATCGAACACCAAGGGCTGACCGAATTGCATCTCGTGGGGTCTATGCACGAACGCAAGGCCATGATGGCCGATCTGTCAGACGGCTTTATTGCCCTGCCAGGCGGTGTCGGTACATTGGAAGAAATATTTGAAGTCTGGACCTGGGGTCAGCTCGGCTATCACGAAAAGCCCTGCGGCTTTCTCAATATTGCTGGCTATTACGACCACCTGATCGCGTTTTTGGACCACCAGGTACAGGAAGGCTTCACCAAAAATGTCATGCGTGACATGGCTCAGATTGCCGAAACTCCTGAAGACCTTCTGAGCCTCTTCAAAGCATATGCTCCGCCGTCCACCCCGAAGTGGATCAAAAAAGACGAGACTTAA
- a CDS encoding DUF1131 family protein, which yields MRLPLLACLALAAALSTACSPTADIDAPVSAVRTSNVTLLQITEDHVGGITKETAYAPKAIEASLPGFTTEGIQTAVENKTEWALAAFNTDGFQVLQVFKGQNGKVRTVHGVTHHLQGPNGERIGMTFAEIGSARADCRVGKNLWRGMAICRSTGHPNVELVYAIPGYTGPYHELPPAQDLFDAQLQRILWTPKT from the coding sequence ATGCGTTTGCCGCTTCTCGCGTGTCTAGCCCTTGCAGCTGCCTTAAGCACAGCCTGTTCCCCAACTGCAGACATAGATGCGCCAGTTAGCGCAGTTCGCACGTCGAACGTCACGCTCCTGCAGATCACTGAAGACCACGTCGGCGGCATCACCAAGGAAACGGCCTACGCCCCGAAGGCGATCGAAGCCTCGCTGCCTGGCTTCACCACCGAAGGCATTCAAACTGCCGTTGAAAACAAGACCGAATGGGCGCTAGCTGCCTTCAACACCGATGGGTTTCAAGTCTTGCAGGTGTTCAAAGGTCAGAATGGCAAAGTCCGCACAGTTCATGGTGTCACCCACCACCTTCAAGGCCCGAACGGCGAGCGCATCGGTATGACCTTTGCCGAAATTGGAAGTGCCCGGGCCGATTGCCGGGTGGGTAAAAATCTCTGGCGCGGTATGGCGATTTGCCGTTCTACCGGACACCCAAACGTGGAACTGGTCTATGCCATTCCCGGCTACACCGGCCCTTATCATGAGCTTCCGCCCGCGCAGGACCTCTTCGATGCGCAGCTGCAGCGCATTTTGTGGACACCGAAGACCTGA